In Deltaproteobacteria bacterium, one DNA window encodes the following:
- a CDS encoding CerR family C-terminal domain-containing protein: MTASRATSDRLLDAAVELFAQRGFHGTSIRDIAERAGVNVAASHYHFGSKEGLYLAVLRAQFAEVRAELARRGATRPAAALRTASRRELVRLFEARVTAMLEFLIGPPPSAHGQLMLREMCDPTDALPIIVAEFVEPQTREMEQLVARLIPGAGRETVADIALSVIGQVLFYRFTMPVALRLRQESKYPPRFARKTARHITAFSLHAIEGMAGGRRSRTRAR, from the coding sequence TCGACGCGGCGGTCGAGCTCTTCGCGCAGCGCGGCTTCCACGGCACGTCGATCCGGGACATCGCCGAGCGCGCGGGTGTGAACGTGGCCGCGAGCCATTACCACTTCGGGTCGAAAGAAGGCCTCTACCTGGCGGTCCTGCGGGCGCAGTTCGCCGAGGTGCGCGCCGAGCTGGCGCGGCGCGGCGCCACCCGTCCGGCGGCGGCCCTCCGCACGGCCTCCCGGCGCGAGCTCGTGCGCCTCTTCGAGGCGCGCGTCACCGCGATGCTCGAGTTCCTGATCGGTCCACCGCCGTCGGCCCATGGCCAGCTCATGCTGCGCGAGATGTGCGATCCGACCGACGCCCTGCCGATCATCGTGGCCGAGTTCGTCGAACCGCAGACGCGGGAGATGGAGCAGCTGGTCGCCCGGCTGATCCCCGGCGCCGGCCGCGAGACGGTCGCCGACATCGCGCTCAGCGTCATCGGGCAGGTGCTCTTCTACCGATTCACGATGCCGGTCGCGTTGCGGCTCCGACAGGAGAGCAAGTATCCGCCCCGTTTCGCGCGCAAGACCGCGCGCCACATCACGGCGTTCTCGCTCCACGCGATCGAGGGCATGGCGGGCGGACGGCGGAGTCGGACGCGTGCGCGCTGA
- a CDS encoding HlyD family efflux transporter periplasmic adaptor subunit, which translates to MDRRRLVLVLVITAVVLATGATLWRQRSGPVHYTGFVEGEERIVRSEVTGRVLEVAFAEGDAVPANAVVARIADEDVQSRLAAKRQQIAVQEADIRRQEEQVRLLETTWKTQLDAQGAELRQATAAATLAARTLERERALVRSGASTAQILDEARANHDQAKSFAERARDLVARQEAEEGQIAVARHQLEVLRAQRELAAAELAELEVTAAKYVIRAPAVATTVQTKFTWPGELAQPGSAVLAVLDPTDKYVQIYVPVADVAEVRVGDRVEIELDSTPGRRVPGEVEFLADQATFTPEKIESRSDRMGQVYRAKVRILAEVERFQPGTEGNVYLMARRGVRDEAAARADAHP; encoded by the coding sequence GTGGATCGACGACGCCTCGTCCTCGTGCTCGTGATCACCGCGGTGGTCCTCGCCACCGGCGCGACGCTCTGGCGGCAACGGAGCGGGCCGGTCCACTACACCGGGTTCGTCGAGGGCGAGGAGCGCATCGTGCGCAGCGAGGTGACCGGGCGCGTGCTGGAGGTCGCGTTCGCGGAGGGCGACGCCGTGCCGGCGAACGCCGTGGTCGCGCGCATCGCCGACGAGGACGTGCAGAGCCGCCTCGCCGCCAAGCGCCAGCAGATCGCCGTGCAGGAGGCGGACATCCGCCGCCAGGAGGAGCAGGTCCGCCTGCTCGAGACCACGTGGAAGACGCAGCTCGACGCGCAAGGAGCGGAGCTCCGTCAGGCCACGGCCGCCGCCACGCTCGCCGCGCGCACCCTCGAGCGCGAGCGGGCGCTCGTGCGGAGCGGCGCCAGCACGGCTCAGATCCTCGACGAGGCGCGCGCGAACCACGACCAGGCCAAGAGCTTCGCCGAACGCGCCCGCGACCTCGTCGCGCGCCAGGAGGCGGAAGAGGGACAGATCGCGGTCGCGCGCCACCAGCTCGAGGTGCTGCGCGCGCAGCGCGAGCTCGCCGCGGCGGAGCTCGCCGAGCTCGAGGTGACCGCGGCGAAGTACGTCATCCGCGCACCCGCCGTCGCGACCACCGTCCAGACGAAGTTCACCTGGCCGGGAGAGCTCGCGCAGCCGGGGAGCGCCGTGCTCGCCGTGCTCGATCCGACGGACAAGTACGTGCAGATCTACGTCCCGGTCGCGGACGTCGCGGAGGTGCGGGTCGGGGACCGCGTCGAGATCGAGCTCGACAGCACGCCGGGACGCCGCGTGCCGGGCGAGGTCGAGTTCCTCGCCGACCAGGCGACCTTCACGCCGGAGAAGATCGAGAGCCGGAGCGACCGCATGGGCCAGGTGTACCGCGCCAAGGTCCGCATCCTCGCCGAGGTGGAGCGTTTCCAGCCGGGGACCGAGGGGAACGTGTACCTCATGGCCCGCCGCGGCGTCCGGGACGAGGCGGCGGCGCGGGCGGACGCTCATCCGTGA
- a CDS encoding TolC family protein, with product MRAEPWILLAALALAGCRSIATLTRPEGDGGWPAARRAAELERRAEAAAVTLAPDGAPAGGAARPAPMTLAEALRLAAGGNRRLAEARQQLAIARARVAEARGRLLPSTIATGRYAFATDAQGTSVELPAGALPAGAVPPEVTIRDQNLGTLNATVTLPIDLSGEIRWALASAQAGYRGEAARLWATTLEQDVVVIGAYYNLLEAEKLRQVTTQTIGLHREQLSHARERFDRGRLTKNELLVVQVGLQDAEQELRRRDLAIDEARWALNDAIGLSVDAPTDVADVPERPTLPIAAEALRTAYRENPALRALVEEQQRLEASATSIARSRLPRFSGGGAIDASTTEVIEPQTLGTGFVGFVWDLDTDTRTRARLAEARAAAAQNRVRVERELRQLERAVRATWGAAAERLAALTTAEAAVGQAEENLRIRRQQFDVGRATSDDVLDAQRLLSLQRATLATARYQAQTRRAELQALMGQPVTDLLAEGR from the coding sequence GTGCGCGCTGAGCCGTGGATCCTGCTGGCGGCCCTCGCGCTCGCCGGTTGTCGGTCGATCGCGACGCTCACGCGCCCCGAGGGCGACGGCGGATGGCCCGCGGCGCGGCGCGCGGCGGAGCTCGAACGACGGGCGGAGGCCGCCGCCGTCACGCTCGCGCCCGACGGCGCGCCGGCCGGCGGCGCGGCCCGACCGGCCCCCATGACGCTCGCGGAGGCATTGCGGCTCGCGGCCGGCGGCAATCGCCGCCTCGCCGAGGCGCGCCAGCAGCTCGCGATCGCGCGCGCCCGGGTGGCGGAGGCCCGCGGACGGCTGTTGCCGAGCACGATCGCGACCGGGCGCTACGCCTTCGCGACGGACGCGCAGGGGACGAGCGTCGAGCTGCCAGCGGGCGCGCTACCCGCGGGAGCGGTGCCGCCGGAGGTGACGATCCGCGACCAGAATCTCGGCACCCTGAATGCTACGGTCACGCTGCCGATCGACCTGAGCGGCGAGATCCGCTGGGCGCTCGCCTCGGCGCAGGCGGGGTATCGCGGCGAGGCGGCGCGCCTGTGGGCGACCACGCTCGAACAGGACGTGGTCGTGATCGGGGCCTACTACAACCTGCTCGAGGCCGAGAAGCTCCGCCAGGTCACGACGCAGACGATCGGGTTGCACCGGGAGCAGCTGTCGCACGCCCGGGAGCGCTTCGACCGCGGGCGGCTCACCAAGAACGAGCTGCTCGTAGTGCAGGTGGGACTGCAGGACGCCGAGCAGGAGCTGCGGCGCCGCGACCTGGCGATCGACGAAGCGCGCTGGGCATTGAACGACGCGATCGGCTTGTCCGTCGACGCGCCGACCGACGTCGCCGACGTGCCTGAACGACCGACGCTGCCGATCGCGGCCGAGGCGCTGCGCACGGCCTACCGCGAGAACCCCGCGCTCCGTGCGCTCGTCGAGGAGCAGCAACGCCTCGAGGCGAGCGCCACGTCCATCGCGCGAAGCCGCCTGCCCCGCTTCTCGGGCGGCGGCGCGATCGACGCGTCGACGACGGAGGTCATCGAGCCCCAGACCCTCGGCACCGGCTTCGTCGGATTCGTCTGGGACCTCGACACCGACACGCGAACGCGGGCGCGCCTCGCCGAGGCGCGTGCCGCGGCCGCGCAGAACCGCGTCCGCGTCGAGCGCGAGCTGCGCCAGCTGGAGCGCGCGGTGCGCGCGACCTGGGGCGCGGCGGCCGAGCGGCTCGCCGCGCTCACCACCGCCGAGGCGGCCGTCGGCCAGGCCGAGGAGAACCTGCGGATTCGCCGCCAGCAGTTCGACGTGGGGCGCGCCACCAGCGACGACGTGCTCGACGCGCAGCGGCTGCTCTCGCTGCAGCGCGCGACGCTCGCGACCGCCCGATATCAAGCCCAGACCCGCCGCGCCGAGCTGCAGGCCTTGATGGGCCAGCCGGTCACCGACCTGCTGGCCGAGGGGAGATGA